One window from the genome of Elaeis guineensis isolate ETL-2024a chromosome 5, EG11, whole genome shotgun sequence encodes:
- the LOC105045666 gene encoding uncharacterized protein codes for MPATAGRVRMPANNRVHSSAALQTHGIWQSAIGYDPYAPTNKDEDASKGGHAGKPGDDGAENAYASFQGLLALARITGSNSDETRGACKKCGRVGHLTFQCRNFLSVKEDKDKDATADAAALQTASAVFEKIKKAAGKKEEEESDEEEDEEEESESSDSDMDPEIEKIIAERFGKKKSSSKKRSPVEGSGEEKKGSRRRRGRSKKRSGKRSSRSDGTDSEEEPRRREKRRRRRHGGSDDDVEEEDGSRRHRKSRKEKKRRRSHHKRDESDESSEDSGRRRRHKRRHGRKDVSESDWDGSDDSLDDRKRSGRHHERWRKRRSTSSESSASDDEDYRGRKGKMHSQDRSRNHRREERN; via the coding sequence ATGCCGGCGACGGCGGGAAGGGTGCGCATGCCGGCGAACAACCGGGTCCACAGCAGCGCCGCCCTCCAGACACACGGGATCTGGCAGAGCGCCATCGGATATGATCCCTACGCCCCCACCAACAAGGACGAGGACGCCTCCAAGGGCGGACACGCCGGCAAGCCTGGCGACGACGGTGCCGAGAACGCCTACGCCAGCTTCCAGGGCCTTCTCGCCCTCGCCCGCATCACAGGCTCCAATTCCGACGAGACCCGCGGCGCCTGTAAGAAGTGCGGCCGTGTCGGCCACCTTACGTTCCAGTGCCGCAACTTCCTCAGCGTCAAGGAAGACAAGGACAAGGATGCCACCGCTGACGCCGCTGCCCTCCAGACCGCCTCGGCCGTCTTCGAGAAGATCAAGAAGGCTGCcgggaagaaggaagaggaggagagcgACGAGGAGGAGGACGAAGAAGAGGAGAGTGAGAGTTCGGATTCTGACATGGATCCGGAAATTGAAAAGATCATTGCTGAGAGATTCGGGAAAAAGAAGTCTTCCTCCAAGAAGAGATCGCCGGTGGAGGGTTCAggggaggagaagaaggggagtcGGAGGAGGAGAGGAAGGTCCAAGAAGAGGAGCGGGAAGAGGTCGAGCCGGAGCGATGGGACTGATAGCGAGGAGGAACCTaggaggagggagaagaggaggaggaggaggcatgGGGGTTCGGATGATGATGTGGAAGAGGAGGATGGGAGCCGTAGGCACAGGAAGAgtcggaaggagaagaagaggcggAGGAGCCATCATAAGAGGGATGAGTCTGATGAGTCATCGGAAGATTCTGGTAGGCGTCGCCGACATAAGCGACGGCATGGGAGGAAGGATGTGTCTGAGAGTGACTGGGATGGTAGTGATGATTCATTGGATGATCGGAAGAGGTCCGGCAGGCACCACGAGCGCTGGAGGAAGAGGAGGTCCACTTCCTCTGAAAGTAGTGCATCGGATGATGAAGACTATCGTGGAAGAAAGGGGAAAATGCATTCTCAGGACAGGAGCAGGAACCATAGGCGTGAAGAGAGGAACTGA